A genomic stretch from Canis lupus familiaris isolate Mischka breed German Shepherd chromosome 15, alternate assembly UU_Cfam_GSD_1.0, whole genome shotgun sequence includes:
- the OR4H12B gene encoding olfactory receptor family 4 subfamily H member 12B — MQLMFFALFLFFYIVIMVGNLLILLMVFSDPRLHTPMYFFLSNPSFVDIAYSSATAPKMIADFVSEKKTISYWGCVTQMFTFHFFGCAEIFVLTVMAFDRYAAICQPLRYTTIMSANACIVLASLSWLGVLGHSFVQTLLTFQLPFCHNQVIDHYLCDVHPVLKLACADTTLVNMLVIVNSGLIALGCFLILLASYTVILFSLRKRSSESRRKALSTCGSHFTVVMFFFVPCFFIYLRPSTTFPLDKAVSVFYTTITPMLNPLIYTLRNEDVKNAMKQIWSHMVSLKEK; from the coding sequence atgcAGCTGATGTTCTTTGCCTTGTTCCTCTTCTTCTACATCGTGATCATGGTGGGAAACCTGCTCATTCTACTTATGGTCTTCTCTGATCCCCGGCTCCACACacccatgtatttcttcctcaGTAACCCGTCCTTTGTGGACATTGCCTATTCCTCAGCCACAGCACCCAAGATGATTGCAGACTTTGTTTCTGAGAAAAAGACCATTTCCTACTGGGGCTGTGTAACTCAGATGTTTACCTTCCACTTTTTTGGTTGTGCTGAGATTTTTGTCTTGACTGTTATGGCTTTTGACCGTTATGCTGCCATCTGCCAGCCTCTCCGTTATACGACCATCATGAGTGCCAATGCTTGTATCGTGCTGGCATCACTGTCCTGGCTGGGAGTGCTGGGTCATTCCTTTGTTCAGACCCTCCTGACCTTTCAGCTGCCTTTCTGCCATAATCAGGTCATTGACCACTACCTCTGTGATGTCCACCCAGTCCTAAAACTTGCCTGTGCTGATACAACCCTGGTAAATATGTTGGTGATTGTCAACAGTGGTCTCATTGCTCTAGGGTGCTTCCTCATTCTTCTGGCCTCCTACACTGTCATTCTCTTTAGTCTTCGCAAGAGGTCTTCAGAGAGCCGGCGCAAGGCTCTTTCTACCTGCGGGTCTCATTTCACTGTAGTAATGTTCTTCTTTGtcccttgtttctttatttacctCCGACCATCCACCACTTTCCCCCTGGATAAGGCTGTGTCTGTGTTCTATACTACCATCACCCCAATGCTGAACCCGCTCATCTATACTCTGAGGAATGAGGATGTAAAGAATGCCATGAAACAGATATGGAGTCACATGGTCTCCTTGAAGGAAAAGTAG